A stretch of the Gossypium hirsutum isolate 1008001.06 chromosome D07, Gossypium_hirsutum_v2.1, whole genome shotgun sequence genome encodes the following:
- the LOC107954849 gene encoding 60S ribosomal protein L18a, whose translation MVAFRFHQYQVVGRGLPTEADEHPKIYRMKLWATNEVRAKSKFWYFLRKLKKVKKSNGQVLAINEIFEKSPTKIKNYGIWLRYQSRTGYHNMYKEYRDTTLNGAVEQMYTEMASRHRVRFPCIQIIKTATIPAKLCKRDSTKQFHNSKIKFPLVFKKVRPPTRKLKTTYKATKPNLFM comes from the exons ATGGTTGCTTTTAGG tttcatCAATACCAAGTGGTGGGCAGAGGCCTTCCTACAGAAGCAGATGAGCATCCCAAGATTTACCGTATGAAGCTTTGGGCCACTAACGAAGTCCGTGCCAAATCCAAGTTTTG GTATTTTTTGAGGAAgctgaagaaggtgaagaaaagcAATGGACAAGTTTTGGCTATCAATGAG ATCTTTGAGAAAAGCCCTACCAAGATCAAGAACTATGGCATTTGGCTGCGATATCAAAGTCGAACTGGTTATCACAATATGTACAAGGAATACCGAGACACAACCCTCAATGGTGCTGTAGAACAGATGTACACCGAGATGGCGTCTCGTCATAGGGTGAGGTTTCCTTGTATTCAAATCATCAAGACAGCTACCATCCCAGCAAAACTTTGCAAGAGGGACAGCACCAAGCAGTTCCACAACTCCAAAATCAAATTCCCACTGGTATTCAAGAAGGTCAGGCCACCAACTAGGAAGCTCAAGACGACATACAAGGCAACCAAACCCAACTTGTTTATGTAG